The following are encoded together in the Paludisphaera mucosa genome:
- a CDS encoding DUF1559 domain-containing protein → MLPRLRRSAFTLIELLVVIAIIAVLIALLLPAVQSAREAARRIQCTNNLKQIGLACHNYHESRGALPGANMVFGTTGLSALSMLLPQMEQPAVYNAINFSFKYDDPVNSTSKYTIVSGFVCPSDKSSPLPALGGQTNYMADMGSGIVWQEAVSGNAGLPEPNGLFHGNTSKTFAAVTDGLSNTGMFSERVLADGNNAVVSKVADVFFSPLAPTTVDQAYTMCQAVDVQNLSNQFPLFMGAPWLTGQHVFQHINPPNGRSCGFFVTNRAIMPPSSFHPGGVNLLLADGSVRYIKDSVDRAAWGALGTISGGEVISSDAY, encoded by the coding sequence ATGCTTCCTCGTCTCCGTCGCTCGGCCTTCACGCTCATCGAGCTGCTGGTCGTCATCGCAATCATCGCCGTGTTGATCGCCCTGCTCCTGCCCGCCGTGCAGTCGGCCCGCGAGGCGGCCCGGCGGATCCAGTGCACGAACAACCTCAAGCAGATCGGCCTGGCCTGCCACAACTACCACGAGTCGCGCGGGGCTCTCCCCGGGGCGAACATGGTCTTCGGCACGACCGGGCTCTCGGCCCTCAGCATGCTGCTGCCCCAGATGGAGCAGCCGGCCGTGTACAACGCGATCAACTTCTCGTTCAAGTACGACGACCCCGTCAACTCGACGTCGAAGTACACCATCGTATCGGGCTTCGTCTGCCCGTCCGACAAGAGCAGCCCGCTCCCCGCGCTCGGCGGCCAGACGAACTACATGGCCGACATGGGCAGCGGGATCGTCTGGCAGGAGGCCGTCAGCGGCAACGCGGGCCTGCCCGAGCCCAACGGCCTGTTCCACGGCAACACCTCGAAGACGTTCGCCGCGGTGACCGACGGCCTGTCGAACACCGGCATGTTCTCCGAGCGGGTGCTGGCCGACGGCAACAACGCGGTCGTCAGCAAGGTCGCCGACGTCTTCTTCTCGCCGCTGGCCCCGACCACGGTCGACCAGGCGTACACGATGTGCCAGGCGGTCGACGTCCAGAACCTGTCGAACCAGTTCCCGCTGTTCATGGGCGCCCCCTGGCTCACCGGCCAGCACGTCTTCCAGCACATCAACCCGCCCAACGGCCGCTCGTGCGGGTTCTTCGTCACCAACCGCGCGATCATGCCGCCCAGCAGCTTCCACCCCGGCGGCGTGAACCTGCTGCTGGCCGACGGCTCCGTCCGGTACATCAAGGATTCGGTCGATCGGGCCGCGTGGGGCGCCCTCGGGACGATCTCCGGCGGCGAGGTCATCAGCAGCGACGCGTACTGA
- a CDS encoding deiodinase family protein: MIARTSIRLVAVAAGLGLGLPATAEEPSKPQAATLATAPISGDEAGKALREAWPDRPEWLDMYTAILADEPMGPTNGWFRTSATQTRYGWDAVRTKYDRDGDGKVARKEYPGDDASFARLDRDRDSALAEPDFDFSRAYMPSPGSMLFSRLDRDGDGKVVREEVEKFFKAADGDDAGFLSRLDLERALPAPSGSMGPGDRPTKAQLIKGLFSQEIGSLQSGPKLDESAPDFTLKRADGQGELTLSKLIGPKPVVLIFGNFTCGPFRSMAGNFEKLNRRYGDRATFVMVYVREAHPSDGWRMQSNDSVGVTTTQPKTYEERAEVAQRCGKLLSLGFPMLVDTIDDAVGARYSGMPGRFYLLDKSGKIAFKNARGPFGFKPAELEQSLILLLQDEGSTSDHQARAEAR; this comes from the coding sequence ATGATCGCACGAACCTCGATCCGCCTCGTGGCCGTCGCGGCCGGGCTGGGCCTCGGACTCCCGGCGACCGCCGAGGAGCCGTCGAAGCCCCAGGCGGCGACCCTCGCCACCGCGCCCATCTCCGGCGACGAGGCCGGCAAGGCGCTCCGCGAGGCCTGGCCCGACCGCCCCGAATGGCTCGACATGTACACGGCCATCCTCGCCGACGAGCCCATGGGCCCCACGAACGGCTGGTTCCGCACGTCCGCCACCCAGACCCGCTACGGTTGGGACGCCGTCCGCACCAAGTACGACCGCGACGGCGACGGCAAGGTCGCCCGCAAGGAATACCCCGGCGACGACGCGTCGTTCGCCCGCCTCGACCGCGACCGCGACTCGGCGCTCGCCGAGCCCGACTTCGACTTCTCGCGGGCCTACATGCCGTCTCCCGGCTCGATGCTCTTCTCGCGACTCGACCGCGACGGCGACGGCAAGGTCGTGAGGGAGGAGGTCGAGAAGTTCTTCAAGGCGGCCGACGGCGACGACGCCGGCTTCCTCTCGCGGCTGGACCTCGAACGGGCGCTCCCCGCCCCGTCGGGCTCGATGGGCCCCGGCGACCGGCCGACCAAGGCCCAGCTCATCAAGGGCCTCTTCAGCCAGGAGATCGGCTCGCTCCAGAGCGGCCCCAAGCTCGACGAGTCGGCCCCCGACTTCACCCTGAAGCGGGCCGACGGCCAGGGCGAGCTGACCCTCTCGAAGCTCATCGGCCCCAAGCCGGTCGTCCTCATCTTCGGCAACTTCACCTGCGGGCCGTTCCGCAGCATGGCCGGCAACTTCGAGAAGCTCAACCGCCGCTACGGCGACCGCGCCACGTTCGTCATGGTCTACGTCCGCGAGGCCCATCCCAGCGACGGCTGGCGGATGCAGTCCAACGACTCCGTCGGCGTCACGACGACCCAGCCCAAGACCTACGAGGAGCGGGCCGAAGTCGCCCAGCGCTGCGGGAAGCTGCTCAGCCTGGGCTTCCCCATGCTCGTCGACACCATCGACGACGCCGTTGGGGCCCGCTACAGCGGCATGCCCGGCCGCTTCTACCTCCTCGACAAGTCCGGCAAGATCGCCTTCAAGAACGCCCGTGGCCCCTTCGGCTTCAAGCCCGCCGAGTTGGAGCAGTCGCTGATCCTGCTGCTCCAGGATGAGGGCTCGACGAGCGATCACCAGGCCCGCGCCGAGGCCCGCTGA
- a CDS encoding alpha/beta hydrolase — protein sequence MVRRVHMTRGWLAMAAFGAMGVAGTGTAGADALEGASEVVKLWAQGAPDAKGTDPAKDVPTLSVFLPKPDVATGAAVVVCPGGGYGGLAIDHEGKQVAEWLNSIGVATFVLKYRLAPAYREPAMLHDVNRAIRVVRQGAARWGVDPGRIGLLGFSAGGHLASTGGTHFDAGKADAEDPIDRVSSRPDRLILVYPVIAMATPYTHQGSNRNLLGEHPSEDLLKFYSNEQQVTPETPPTFLAHTNEDSAVPPENSLLFALGLRKAKVPLELHVFEKGQHGLGLGSGSKEHKIAPNPAFQSWPKLCEVWLKGQGFLDKKALQSP from the coding sequence GTGGTTCGTCGAGTGCACATGACGCGCGGTTGGCTGGCGATGGCCGCCTTCGGGGCGATGGGCGTGGCTGGGACGGGGACGGCCGGAGCCGACGCGCTCGAAGGGGCGTCCGAGGTCGTGAAGCTCTGGGCCCAGGGCGCGCCCGACGCCAAGGGAACGGACCCGGCGAAGGACGTCCCCACGCTCTCCGTCTTCCTCCCCAAACCGGACGTCGCCACGGGCGCGGCGGTCGTCGTCTGCCCGGGGGGCGGGTACGGCGGGCTGGCGATCGACCACGAGGGGAAGCAGGTCGCCGAGTGGTTGAATTCGATCGGGGTCGCGACCTTCGTGCTCAAGTACCGCCTCGCGCCGGCCTATCGGGAGCCGGCGATGCTGCACGACGTCAACCGGGCCATCCGCGTGGTGCGCCAGGGGGCGGCGAGGTGGGGCGTCGACCCGGGCCGGATCGGGCTGCTGGGCTTCTCGGCGGGGGGACACCTGGCGTCGACGGGCGGCACCCACTTCGACGCCGGCAAGGCCGACGCCGAGGACCCGATCGACCGCGTCAGCTCGCGCCCTGACCGGCTGATCCTGGTCTACCCGGTGATCGCCATGGCGACGCCCTACACCCACCAGGGTTCGAATCGCAACCTGCTCGGCGAGCACCCCTCCGAGGATCTCCTGAAGTTCTACTCGAACGAGCAGCAGGTGACCCCCGAGACGCCGCCGACGTTCCTCGCGCACACCAACGAAGACTCGGCGGTCCCGCCCGAGAACAGCCTCCTGTTCGCCCTCGGCCTGCGCAAGGCGAAGGTGCCGCTGGAGCTGCACGTCTTCGAGAAGGGTCAGCACGGCCTGGGCCTGGGGAGCGGCTCGAAGGAGCACAAGATCGCCCCGAACCCGGCCTTCCAGTCCTGGCCGAAGCTCTGCGAGGTCTGGCTCAAGGGCCAGGGCTTCCTCGACAAGAAGGCCCTTCAGTCGCCCTGA
- the groL gene encoding chaperonin GroEL (60 kDa chaperone family; promotes refolding of misfolded polypeptides especially under stressful conditions; forms two stacked rings of heptamers to form a barrel-shaped 14mer; ends can be capped by GroES; misfolded proteins enter the barrel where they are refolded when GroES binds): MAKILAYDEEARQKLASGVGKLARAVRSTLGPRGRNAVIDKGWGAPTVTKDGVSVAEEIELTDPYENMGAQLVKEAASKTSDAAGDGTTTATVLAEAIFKEGLKALAAGADPMAIKRGIDKAVAAIVENVKSQSKKINGKKEIAEVAAIAANNDKSIGEKLADAFEKVGTDGVITVEEAKGFETTVDVVEGMQFDRGYLSPHFVTDQDRMEVVLEDVYLLIHEEKVSSPTKLIPLLEKIAKANKPLLIIAEDVEGEALATLVVNKLRGILKIAAVKAPGYGDRRKAMLEDIAILTGGKAIFKDLGIDLDAVQLSDLGRARKVTISSEETTIVEGAGSSEAIKGRADAIRREVGTTDSEYDKEKLQERLAKLAGGIAQINVGAATETEMKERKALVEDALHATRAAIEEGVVPGGGTALIRASKAIENLKLEGDEQFGVDMIRRACEQPARYIAENAGIDGAVVVNRVKKSDDPKFGYNAETGVWGDLLEAGVVDPAKVTRTALQNAASVAGLLLTTEAMIAEPPKKKEAGGGGHDHHGGGMDPMGGMGGMGGMGGMGGMGGMM; this comes from the coding sequence GTGGCGAAGATACTGGCATACGATGAAGAGGCCCGCCAGAAGCTGGCCAGCGGCGTCGGCAAGCTGGCCCGCGCGGTGCGCAGCACGCTGGGCCCGCGGGGCCGGAACGCCGTCATCGACAAGGGGTGGGGGGCGCCCACGGTGACCAAGGACGGCGTCTCCGTCGCCGAGGAGATCGAGCTGACCGATCCTTACGAGAACATGGGCGCGCAGCTCGTGAAGGAAGCGGCCTCGAAGACCTCCGACGCCGCGGGCGATGGCACCACCACGGCGACCGTCCTGGCCGAGGCCATCTTCAAGGAGGGCCTCAAGGCCCTGGCCGCCGGCGCCGACCCGATGGCGATCAAGCGCGGGATCGACAAGGCCGTCGCGGCCATCGTCGAGAACGTCAAGTCGCAGTCGAAGAAGATCAACGGCAAGAAGGAGATCGCCGAGGTCGCCGCCATCGCCGCCAACAACGACAAGTCGATCGGCGAGAAGCTGGCCGACGCGTTCGAGAAGGTCGGCACCGACGGCGTCATCACGGTCGAAGAGGCCAAGGGCTTCGAGACGACCGTCGACGTGGTCGAGGGCATGCAGTTCGACCGCGGCTACCTCAGCCCCCACTTCGTCACCGACCAGGACCGGATGGAGGTCGTCCTCGAGGACGTCTACCTGCTCATCCACGAGGAGAAGGTCAGCTCGCCCACCAAGCTGATCCCGCTGCTCGAGAAGATCGCCAAGGCCAACAAGCCGCTCCTGATCATCGCCGAGGACGTCGAGGGCGAGGCGCTGGCCACCCTGGTCGTCAACAAGCTCCGCGGCATCCTCAAGATCGCCGCCGTCAAGGCGCCGGGCTACGGCGACCGCCGCAAGGCCATGCTCGAGGACATCGCGATCCTCACCGGCGGCAAGGCCATCTTCAAGGACCTGGGCATCGACCTCGACGCCGTCCAGCTCTCCGACCTGGGCCGGGCCCGCAAGGTGACCATCTCCAGCGAAGAGACCACGATCGTCGAGGGCGCCGGCTCCTCCGAGGCCATCAAGGGCCGCGCCGACGCCATCCGCCGCGAGGTCGGCACCACCGACAGCGAGTACGACAAGGAGAAGCTGCAGGAGCGGCTCGCCAAGCTCGCCGGCGGCATCGCCCAGATCAACGTCGGGGCCGCCACCGAGACCGAGATGAAGGAGCGTAAGGCGCTCGTCGAGGACGCCCTGCACGCCACCCGCGCGGCCATCGAGGAAGGCGTCGTCCCCGGCGGCGGCACCGCCCTGATCCGCGCCTCCAAGGCCATCGAGAACCTCAAGCTCGAAGGCGACGAGCAGTTCGGCGTCGACATGATCCGTCGCGCCTGCGAGCAGCCGGCCCGCTACATCGCCGAGAACGCCGGCATCGACGGCGCCGTCGTCGTCAACCGGGTCAAGAAGTCCGACGACCCCAAGTTCGGCTACAACGCCGAGACCGGCGTCTGGGGCGACCTGCTCGAGGCCGGCGTCGTCGACCCGGCCAAGGTCACCCGCACGGCCCTCCAGAACGCCGCCTCCGTCGCCGGCCTGCTGCTGACGACCGAGGCCATGATCGCCGAGCCCCCCAAGAAGAAGGAAGCCGGCGGCGGCGGCCATGACCACCATGGCGGCGGCATGGACCCGATGGGCGGAATGGGTGGCATGGGCGGAATGGGTGGCATGGGCGGAATGGGCGGCATGATGTGA
- the groES gene encoding co-chaperone GroES has protein sequence MATLTIRPLEDRVVIKQIEAEAKTAGGIVLPDTAKEKPQRGEVLAVGPGKLLDSGERSPIGVVVGDEILFGKYSGTEIKVDGEEVKILRESDILAKIVK, from the coding sequence ATGGCCACCCTGACGATTCGCCCCCTGGAAGACCGCGTCGTGATCAAGCAGATCGAGGCCGAGGCCAAGACGGCCGGCGGCATCGTCCTCCCGGACACCGCCAAGGAGAAGCCCCAGCGCGGCGAGGTCCTCGCCGTCGGCCCCGGCAAGCTCCTCGACTCGGGCGAGCGCAGCCCGATCGGCGTCGTGGTCGGCGACGAGATCCTCTTCGGCAAGTATTCGGGGACCGAGATCAAGGTCGACGGCGAGGAAGTCAAGATCCTCCGCGAGTCCGACATCCTGGCCAAGATCGTCAAGTGA
- the groL gene encoding chaperonin GroEL (60 kDa chaperone family; promotes refolding of misfolded polypeptides especially under stressful conditions; forms two stacked rings of heptamers to form a barrel-shaped 14mer; ends can be capped by GroES; misfolded proteins enter the barrel where they are refolded when GroES binds), with product MAKQLLFSDAARRKLLEGVDVLAQAVGSTLGPTGRNVILSKSFGGPLVTKDGVTVSKEIELKDPFENMGAKLVNVVASKTSDVAGDGTTTATILARALYREGLKNVTAGANPTALRRGIEKAVEAAVAELHDKISRPVSKKEEIAQVGAISANNDHAVGAMLADAVEKVGRDGVITVEEGKTASTTLEFVEGMQFDKGYLSPYFVTSPTTMEVIFEDALILLFEKKISSLRELIPLLEKVAQSGKPLLVVAEDVEGEALATLVVNKLRGILNIAAVKAPGFGDRRKAMLGDMAVLTGGTVISEDLGLKLESIQLNQLGQAKQIKIDKDSTTIIQGAGKREEIQRRIDQLRRQIEETESEYDKEKFQERLAKLSGGVALIRVGAPTEADMKQTKARIEDALHATRAAAEEGIVPGGGTALLRTIPAVEKLIETLEGDEKLGARIVLRGLEEPVRYIASNSGYDGAVIADEVKAAGGSQGYDANSGEFVDMFAAGIIDPTKVTRTALQNASSIAGLLLTTEALITNIKDDEKENGPRAEGSVR from the coding sequence GTGGCTAAGCAACTGCTCTTCTCCGACGCCGCCCGCCGCAAGCTGCTGGAAGGCGTCGACGTCCTGGCCCAGGCCGTGGGATCGACCCTCGGCCCGACGGGCCGGAACGTGATCCTCAGCAAGTCCTTCGGCGGCCCGCTCGTCACCAAGGACGGCGTCACGGTCTCCAAGGAGATCGAGCTGAAGGACCCGTTCGAGAACATGGGCGCCAAGCTCGTGAACGTCGTCGCGTCCAAGACGTCCGACGTCGCCGGCGACGGCACCACGACGGCGACCATCCTGGCCCGCGCCCTCTACCGCGAAGGCCTCAAGAACGTCACCGCCGGGGCCAACCCGACGGCCCTGCGGCGCGGCATCGAGAAGGCCGTCGAGGCGGCCGTCGCCGAGCTGCACGACAAGATCTCGCGGCCGGTCTCCAAGAAGGAGGAGATCGCCCAGGTCGGCGCCATCTCCGCCAACAACGACCACGCCGTCGGCGCCATGCTGGCTGACGCCGTCGAGAAGGTCGGCCGCGACGGCGTCATCACCGTCGAGGAGGGCAAGACGGCCTCCACCACCCTCGAGTTCGTCGAGGGCATGCAGTTCGACAAGGGCTACCTGAGCCCCTACTTCGTCACCTCGCCGACCACCATGGAGGTGATCTTCGAGGACGCCCTGATCCTCCTCTTCGAGAAGAAGATCAGCAGCCTCCGCGAGCTGATCCCGCTTTTGGAGAAGGTCGCCCAGTCGGGCAAGCCCCTGCTGGTCGTGGCCGAGGACGTCGAGGGCGAGGCGCTGGCGACCCTGGTCGTCAACAAGCTCCGCGGCATCCTGAACATCGCCGCCGTCAAGGCCCCCGGCTTCGGCGACCGCCGCAAGGCGATGCTCGGCGACATGGCCGTGCTGACCGGCGGCACCGTGATCAGCGAGGACCTCGGCCTGAAGCTGGAGAGCATCCAGCTCAATCAGCTCGGCCAGGCCAAGCAGATCAAGATCGACAAGGACAGCACCACGATCATCCAGGGCGCCGGCAAGCGTGAGGAGATCCAGCGCCGGATCGACCAGCTGCGGCGGCAGATCGAGGAGACCGAGAGCGAGTACGACAAGGAGAAGTTCCAGGAGCGGCTCGCCAAGCTCTCCGGGGGCGTCGCCCTGATCCGCGTCGGGGCCCCGACCGAAGCCGACATGAAGCAGACCAAGGCCCGCATCGAGGACGCCCTCCACGCCACCCGCGCGGCGGCCGAGGAAGGCATCGTCCCCGGCGGCGGCACGGCCCTGCTGCGGACCATCCCGGCCGTCGAGAAGCTGATCGAGACGCTCGAAGGCGACGAGAAGCTCGGCGCCCGGATCGTCCTCCGCGGCCTGGAAGAGCCCGTCCGCTACATCGCCTCGAACTCCGGCTACGACGGCGCCGTGATCGCCGACGAGGTCAAGGCGGCCGGCGGCTCGCAGGGCTACGACGCCAACAGCGGCGAATTCGTCGACATGTTCGCGGCCGGCATCATCGACCCCACCAAGGTCACCCGCACGGCCCTCCAGAACGCCTCCTCGATCGCCGGCCTGCTGCTGACGACCGAGGCCCTGATCACCAACATCAAGGACGACGAGAAGGAGAACGGCCCCCGGGCCGAGGGCTCCGTCCGCTGA
- the dnaJ gene encoding molecular chaperone DnaJ → MATTKRDLYEVLEIKREATADEIKRAYRQMALKFHPDRNPGDQEAEKRFREAAEAYDVLSDAQKRQRYDRYGHAGLDGAAFHDFRSTDDIMSAFGDIFGGGLLGDLFGGGGGGRRGPRQGPDLLMRLEITLNEAARGTTRSIDVDRQEFCGECRGSGARKGTVATTCNYCGGRGQVVQARGFFQVATTCPSCGGEGVKITDPCPSCHGSGRVPQRAKLQVDVPPGVETGMRLQLRQQGELGDMGGPRGNLQIQIMVRKHQFFERKRNDLLCQVPISFAQAALGADVEVPTLDGPGRVQVPRGAQSGDQIRLKGRGMPDISGRGRGDEIVEVVVETPRQLTPRQEELLREFAETEHEQVSPRRKSFFEKLRDYFTEEAEPEQREHA, encoded by the coding sequence ATGGCAACCACCAAACGCGACCTGTACGAAGTCCTCGAGATCAAGCGCGAGGCGACGGCCGACGAGATCAAGCGCGCCTACCGGCAGATGGCGCTCAAGTTCCACCCCGACCGCAACCCCGGCGACCAGGAGGCGGAGAAACGCTTCCGCGAGGCCGCCGAGGCCTACGACGTCCTCTCCGACGCCCAGAAGCGCCAGCGCTACGACCGCTACGGCCACGCCGGGCTCGACGGCGCGGCCTTCCACGACTTCCGCTCGACCGACGACATCATGTCGGCCTTCGGCGACATCTTCGGCGGCGGCCTGCTGGGCGACCTCTTCGGGGGCGGCGGCGGCGGCCGTCGCGGGCCCCGCCAGGGCCCGGACCTGCTGATGCGGCTTGAGATCACGCTCAACGAGGCCGCCCGCGGCACGACCCGGTCGATCGACGTCGACCGCCAGGAGTTCTGCGGCGAGTGCCGGGGCTCGGGCGCCCGCAAGGGGACCGTGGCGACCACCTGCAACTACTGCGGCGGCCGCGGCCAGGTCGTCCAGGCCCGGGGCTTCTTCCAGGTCGCGACCACCTGCCCGTCGTGCGGCGGCGAGGGGGTCAAGATCACCGACCCCTGCCCCTCCTGCCACGGCTCGGGCCGCGTCCCCCAGCGGGCCAAGCTGCAGGTCGACGTCCCCCCGGGCGTCGAGACCGGCATGCGGCTGCAGCTCCGCCAGCAGGGCGAGCTGGGCGACATGGGCGGGCCCCGCGGCAACCTGCAGATCCAGATCATGGTGCGCAAGCACCAGTTCTTCGAACGCAAGCGCAACGACCTGCTCTGCCAGGTCCCGATCAGCTTCGCGCAGGCGGCGCTCGGCGCCGACGTCGAGGTCCCCACGCTCGACGGCCCGGGCCGGGTGCAGGTCCCCCGCGGGGCGCAGAGCGGCGACCAGATCCGGCTCAAGGGCCGGGGCATGCCCGACATCAGCGGCCGGGGCCGGGGCGACGAGATCGTCGAGGTCGTCGTCGAGACGCCCCGCCAGCTCACCCCCCGACAGGAGGAGCTGCTCCGCGAGTTCGCCGAGACCGAGCACGAACAGGTCAGCCCTCGCCGCAAGAGCTTCTTCGAGAAGCTCCGCGACTACTTCACCGAAGAGGCCGAGCCTGAGCAACGCGAGCACGCCTGA
- the grpE gene encoding nucleotide exchange factor GrpE has translation MSDAVNRPERSPDADAAEAPDEPSSNAGPQGQVALLEKERDEARDQLLRTRAEFVNYQKRNKQQAEADRLYAIGNLGRDLLDVLDNMQRATEALRATATEGVVSGLDMVHKQFLATLAKYGVEPIEALGTAFDPNFHEALMQQPSADAPEGTVVAELGKGYKIHDRVLRPSKVAVSVKP, from the coding sequence ATGTCCGACGCCGTGAACCGCCCCGAACGATCCCCCGACGCGGACGCCGCCGAGGCCCCCGACGAGCCCTCGTCGAACGCCGGCCCGCAAGGCCAGGTCGCGCTCCTCGAGAAGGAGCGCGACGAGGCGCGCGACCAGCTCCTCCGCACCCGCGCCGAGTTCGTCAACTACCAGAAGCGCAACAAGCAGCAGGCCGAGGCCGACCGCCTCTACGCCATCGGCAACCTGGGCCGCGACCTGCTCGACGTCCTCGACAACATGCAGCGCGCCACCGAGGCCCTCCGCGCCACGGCGACCGAGGGGGTCGTCTCCGGCCTCGACATGGTCCACAAGCAGTTCCTGGCGACCCTGGCGAAGTACGGCGTCGAGCCCATCGAGGCGCTCGGCACGGCCTTCGACCCCAACTTCCACGAGGCCCTGATGCAGCAGCCCTCCGCCGACGCCCCCGAGGGGACCGTCGTCGCCGAGCTGGGCAAGGGCTACAAGATCCACGACCGCGTGCTGAGGCCCAGCAAGGTCGCCGTCTCGGTCAAGCCCTGA
- a CDS encoding FmdB family zinc ribbon protein, whose translation MPTYDYICDACGHEFEAYESIKSDAQTLCPACEKHTLRRKIGPGAAILFKGSGFYQTDYRSDSYKKAAKADTAGGSSSGGDSAKPAATPPASTPSGPSTPSGGGSS comes from the coding sequence ATGCCGACCTACGACTATATCTGCGACGCCTGCGGCCACGAGTTCGAGGCGTACGAGTCCATCAAGTCCGACGCCCAGACCCTCTGCCCGGCCTGCGAGAAGCACACCCTGAGGCGCAAGATCGGCCCCGGCGCGGCCATCCTGTTCAAGGGCTCGGGCTTCTACCAGACCGACTACCGCAGCGACTCCTACAAGAAGGCGGCCAAGGCCGACACGGCCGGCGGCTCGTCGTCGGGCGGCGACTCGGCCAAGCCGGCCGCGACGCCCCCGGCCTCGACCCCGTCCGGGCCGTCGACGCCGTCCGGCGGCGGGTCGTCCTGA
- a CDS encoding DNA gyrase inhibitor YacG codes for MIKGRCPTCKKSFAVAAIDDLPTFPFCSERCRLLDLGRWIDEAYAVPGPPADLETEGAGRPPGADDDED; via the coding sequence ATGATCAAGGGCCGCTGCCCCACCTGCAAGAAGTCGTTCGCGGTCGCCGCCATCGACGACCTGCCGACCTTCCCGTTCTGCTCCGAACGCTGCCGGCTCCTCGACCTCGGCCGCTGGATCGACGAGGCCTACGCCGTCCCCGGCCCCCCCGCGGATCTCGAGACCGAGGGTGCCGGCCGCCCGCCCGGGGCCGACGACGACGAGGACTGA
- a CDS encoding DUF1559 family PulG-like putative transporter: MKTTDGRERGFTLIELLVVIAIVGILIALLLPAVQSAREAARRAQCTNNLKQIALAMHGYHDVHGVLPPGKKGCCWGTWLIFVLPQIEQQPLYNAWNHFGTNAPGLPVGYDEELRYFGPANRTVTSQFVDAYLCPSDVRNAPLSQQMNGATFACTSQNYAVNFGNSIQLQEDFQDVRFGGAPFVDVGSPLTDLKKPGKPTVGFAAMVDGMSSTLMASEVVVGQGRDLRGFSWWGDAAGFETFLAPNSSFPDVLFSAYYCQDGPPNPPCLGTTTALPDNYAARSRHAAGGVNAAMLDGGVRFIKDEIAIPVWRALSTTAGGEVISAEEY; the protein is encoded by the coding sequence ATGAAAACGACGGACGGCCGCGAACGGGGCTTCACCCTCATCGAGCTGCTGGTCGTCATCGCGATCGTCGGCATCCTGATCGCGCTCTTGCTGCCCGCGGTCCAGTCGGCCCGCGAGGCGGCCCGGCGGGCGCAGTGCACCAACAACCTGAAGCAGATCGCCCTGGCGATGCACGGCTATCACGACGTCCACGGGGTGCTCCCCCCGGGCAAGAAAGGCTGCTGCTGGGGGACCTGGCTGATCTTCGTGCTCCCCCAGATCGAGCAGCAGCCGCTCTACAACGCCTGGAACCACTTCGGCACCAACGCCCCGGGGCTGCCGGTCGGCTACGACGAGGAGCTGAGGTATTTCGGGCCGGCGAACCGGACCGTGACCTCGCAGTTCGTCGACGCCTACCTCTGCCCGAGCGACGTCCGCAACGCGCCCCTGTCGCAGCAGATGAACGGCGCGACCTTCGCGTGCACCTCGCAGAATTACGCCGTGAACTTCGGCAACTCGATCCAGCTGCAGGAGGACTTCCAGGACGTCCGGTTCGGCGGCGCGCCGTTCGTGGACGTCGGCTCCCCGCTGACCGATTTGAAGAAGCCGGGGAAGCCCACCGTCGGCTTCGCCGCGATGGTCGACGGCATGAGTTCGACGCTGATGGCGTCGGAGGTGGTCGTCGGCCAGGGCCGCGACCTGCGGGGCTTCTCGTGGTGGGGCGACGCCGCGGGGTTCGAGACCTTCCTGGCCCCGAACAGCTCGTTCCCGGACGTCCTCTTCAGCGCCTATTACTGCCAGGACGGGCCGCCCAACCCGCCGTGCCTGGGCACGACCACGGCCCTGCCGGACAACTACGCCGCGCGCAGCCGCCACGCCGCGGGCGGGGTCAACGCGGCGATGCTCGACGGCGGCGTGCGGTTCATCAAGGACGAGATCGCCATCCCGGTCTGGCGGGCCCTGAGCACGACCGCCGGCGGCGAGGTGATCTCGGCCGAGGAATACTGA